Genomic segment of Paenibacillaceae bacterium GAS479:
AGAACCGATATGAGCAAAGTAGCAATGGAGCTGTTTCGGGAATGTCTGCCGGTATTCCAAACCCTTTCCGATCCGCATCGCCAAGATATTGTCCTGCTGCTTCACGAGAACGGCGCTATGCCGGTCAATGAGCTGACCGCTCGGCTCAGCATCAGTCGTCCCGCCGTATCTCATCATCTCAAGTTACTGCTTCAAGCAGGACTCATTACCTGTGAGCACCTGGGCAAGATGAGGTTCTATTCCCTCAGCCTGGAGGAGCCAATAGCTCTTGTAAGGGAGCTATTGTCCGTAGTCGAGGCACAATGCCTGCCGCAATCGGATTCAATTTCACCTATGGAGGCCAAGTGATGAACCAAATTACCCATGCCGATGTCGACAAGATGCTTGCCGAGCATCGAAGCTATTTTGAAACTGGCAGCACCCGCTCCATCGACTTCCGCATTACTCAGCTGAACCGACTGGGCGACGCCATTCGCAAGTATGAACAGCCTCTGCTCGAGGCGGTGTACAAGGATTTGCACAAGGCTCCGGCTGAAGCCTATATGTCCGAAATTGGTCTTACGATGGGCAGCATCAAGGAAATGACTAAAAAGCTGCGCAGCTGGGCAAAGCCTGAACGGGTGCGCTCATCCCTCTTCCATCTTCCGGCCAAAAGCCGTATTTACCGCGAGCCATATGGCACGGTGCTTATTATCGGCCCGTTCAATTATCCGTTTCATCTGCTCATTGAGCCGCTCGTCGGTGCAATCGCCGCCGGCAATTGTGCGGTGCTGAAGCCTTCTGAGAACACACCTCATGTGTCCGCCGTCGTGCGGGATATGATCACGGATACGTTTGAGCCCAGCTATATTCGGGTTGTTGAAGGTGAAAAGGAAACCGTCACGGCGTTGATTGAGTCCAACTTTGATTATATT
This window contains:
- a CDS encoding transcriptional regulator, ArsR family, encoding MSKVAMELFRECLPVFQTLSDPHRQDIVLLLHENGAMPVNELTARLSISRPAVSHHLKLLLQAGLITCEHLGKMRFYSLSLEEPIALVRELLSVVEAQCLPQSDSISPMEAK